Within the Acidobacteriota bacterium genome, the region TGATGCCCTTGAGCGTGGCGTACCGCAGCTGGTTGATCCCGCTCTGGATGGTCAGGACCGCCGGCAGCGGCAGCGTCACGAACTGGAACCACCCGCCCTCGAGCTCCCGCTTGACGCGGACTGCGCCCGGCTGGACGTCGACCTCCATGATGATCGTCGCCGACGCGATGCCCAGCGTCGCGGCCAGCACGACTCCGGTCTGGGCAAAGCCCTGATCGTCGGACTGCAGTCCGGTAAGCACGAGATCGAACTGCTCGTCCCGCATCGCCGAGGCGAGCGCCTCTGCGACCGCGAACGCATCACCTCGAGCCAGATCGTCGTCTTCGACATGAATCGCCCGGTCCGCCCCCCGCGCGAGCGCTTCCCGAAGAGCCTGCGCCACCCTGGGCGGCCCCGCCGAGCACACCACCACTTCGCCGCCGTGCTTCTCTTTGAGCCGCAGGCTTTCTTCGAGGGCGTAGGCATCAGCCTCGTTCAGCTCGAACGAGGCGTCCTGATCCCGCACCCACGTTCGTT harbors:
- a CDS encoding electron transfer flavoprotein subunit beta/FixA family protein encodes the protein MKIAVCIKQVPARDWQPRVNDERTWVRDQDASFELNEADAYALEESLRLKEKHGGEVVVCSAGPPRVAQALREALARGADRAIHVEDDDLARGDAFAVAEALASAMRDEQFDLVLTGLQSDDQGFAQTGVVLAATLGIASATIIMEVDVQPGAVRVKRELEGGWFQFVTLPLPAVLTIQSGINQLRYATLKGIMAAKKKEIRKVSPAGPVASRQRIVSLYVPEKKKHTEMIGGSAAEAAKELVRRLRDEARVIT